In the genome of Pseudomonadota bacterium, the window GCCCCGCGCCGATCACCGCGCGCCGACCGGTACGAAGGGACGGCGCGCATGACCGGTGTAGAGCTGGCGCGGCCGGCTGATCTTCTGCGTCGGGTCCTCGATCATCTCCTTCCACTGCGCTATCCAACCGACGGTGCGGGCGACCGCGAACAAGACCGTGAACATGCCAGTCGGCAGTCCCATGGCCCTCAAGATGATCCCGGAATAGAAATCCACGTTGGGGAACAGCTTGCGCTCGATGAAATACTTGTCCTCGAGCGCGATGCGCTCGAGCTCCAGCGCGATCTCGAGGAGCGGCTCGTGGGCCACGCCCAGCTCTTCCAGGACCTCATGGCAGGACGCGCGCAAAACCGCGGCGCGGGGGTCGTAGTTCTTGTAGACGCGGTGGCCGAAGCCCATGAGCTTGAAGGGGTCGGCCTTGTCCTTGGCGCGATTGATGAACTCGGGGATGCGCGCCTTGGTGCCGATCTCCGTGAGCATCTTGAGCACTGCTTCATTGGCGCCACCATGCGCCGGCCCCCATAGCGAGGCGATCCCGGCGGCGATGCAGGCGAACGGGTTGGCCCCGCTCGATCCGGCCGTGCGGACCGTCGAGGTCGAAGCGTTCTGCTCGTGATCGGCGTGCAGGATGAAGATGCGTTCCATGGCCCGCACCTGCGCGGGGCTCGCACGGTAGGTTTCGCACGGCACCGCGAACATCATGTACAGGAAGTTCTCGACAAAACCCAGGTCATTTCGTGGATACACGAAGGGCTGGCCGACCGAATACTTGTAGGCTATGGCGGCGATGGTCGGCACCTTGGCGACGAGCCGGTGGGAGGCGATGTGACGCTGTTCGGGGTCCTCGATGTCG includes:
- the gltA gene encoding citrate synthase, with translation MANESSPKTAGAVSLSEETRERPVQLPLYQGSLGPNVIDIRKLYQETGYFTFDPGFTSTASCDSKITYIDGDKGELFYRGYPIEELAEQAGFLEVCYLLLYGELPNAAQKVEFERTITHHTMLHEQMLTFYRGFRRDAHPMAVMCGVVGAMSAFYHDSTDIEDPEQRHIASHRLVAKVPTIAAIAYKYSVGQPFVYPRNDLGFVENFLYMMFAVPCETYRASPAQVRAMERIFILHADHEQNASTSTVRTAGSSGANPFACIAAGIASLWGPAHGGANEAVLKMLTEIGTKARIPEFINRAKDKADPFKLMGFGHRVYKNYDPRAAVLRASCHEVLEELGVAHEPLLEIALELERIALEDKYFIERKLFPNVDFYSGIILRAMGLPTGMFTVLFAVARTVGWIAQWKEMIEDPTQKISRPRQLYTGHARRPFVPVGAR